Within Macrobrachium nipponense isolate FS-2020 chromosome 20, ASM1510439v2, whole genome shotgun sequence, the genomic segment ACGTACGTAAATGTACCGTGCCGTAATTATGACTATTGCCTGTATAAAATTTTTAATCTGAATATAACACCTTTAATTTCCGATAAAACGTCATGCAGTATTATCAGTTTtagcaaattttatttatttgcaagatACCTCTCATCCCATCGCAATTTCGTCATAGCATTATCTATTAGATTATATGTATCTTAGCGGGTTCGAAAGCTCACGAAACATCTGTTATTTGATTGGTAatcttcattaatattattagatCAGGTCAATCAGTTTCATCATATTAAAAGCCTAAACCACTTTTAAATAAGCTTCCGCACTCATAGTCCGGGTGTGGTGAAAGGAGGCAGAGGAGTGATTAGCGCTGATTAACCCTTTCTGTTAATTTCACTAAAGCTGtttcaatcttttttattttaaatagcaTATTATTGCGTCTGCTGCGTTTGCCTATTATGAAAACCAGTaaagttatttattatattaattacggAATGATTTTATCGAcacccgttatatatgtatatatgtatatatatatatatatatatatatatatatatatatatatatatatatatatatgcttgtgtgtatatgtgtgcgtgtgtgtttgttactAATGGACACTTGAACACGTATTTCGTAGAAATAAATTTCAAACTCTCATAGGGATCAAACTCTGGTCTCTCAGATGAAAGGCCAGGGCGCTAACAATTGCCCCGCGAATTTTACCTAGCTTCCCGACACATCAGTGAGTCAGTTTGTAGCATTTCATACGAATTACCCTTTCAGCGTGAGCACCTGTTtcgcagaaataaatttttttttttttctctctctctctctctctctctctctctctcttctctctctctctctctcagtattcatTTTTCTGGTTTTGCCAAAGTTTAATTACTGAGGtcttatatttcatttccttgcCAAATGCATAATTCGTGTGTTTTGCAGTATGTTCGGCAGTTTTAAATTTGAAGTCTATGCAGTATTGGTATATTCTGGGGATTTGAAATGCACACCtattgaaactgaagtaaatgaTCTCAAACCTACACACAGTgaaatgttttgtgtgtgtaaacgGTTGAATTCTCGACATCATTCATGAAGCGAATATGCTCACTCAAGACTCGCACGTGCACACACTTGCGAATACTTGTAGGCGCATTAATATAGAGCGGTCCCATATGTGGCAATCAGACCTTGATATTCCCGGGTGTGTTTCTAGAAAGAATAATGAGCAATTTATATTCTGTACGTCGTGCAAGAGATACAAAGTTCCTACTTTTCTAATTAAATGGATGGATTAAGTTCAGTGAATCGGCTTCAGTAATGAAATTAGGTCTGACCGCACAAAATACCCATAACTATGACGATAAGCGAATCTTATGCATGACTGCTTCCGTGATATGTTTCGAATAGTCGGGACAAGGCTGTTGTCGTTGAGCGATTCAGTGAATGTGCGGGAGATGGATAAAACGAAGAGAGAgacgaaatatgaaaatatggcaGAGACTTGTGGAGCAACAAGTGTATGGGATTAAGGAGTCTGAGACTAAGCTGTATATAGTGCGCTTGGTCGTAGAGTAATCGTGAACAGcttcattttcttccttccttcatatacatacatatatatataaatgaaatgtatgtgtgaatgtgcATGCGCGCGTGTATTTTTTGCGCACACCAAGAAAAATCTCAGTGATGCTGTAATTCGAgtacaagcgaataccacaggacaaTAACTAGCAGAAATTCAGCACTTGCGTTTATTCACGGTTCTTGGGTAAAAGTGAAAGCACAGGATACTAAATTTGTGgcggtttttttttctccagtggtTCTCGCGCATTTgtgagtgtacacacacacacacacacacacacacacatcaaatcAAATCATTCTTTTCCCTTCATTATACACTACAAAAAGTTGTCTCGTAAAGTTATACACGcttgtgtacgtatatatgtgtttaaGATAGAAAGATAAGGCATCTAAAAGGGAATTACGGTAATTGCATGAAAAAAGTAATATGATTGTTTATGTTGATTTATTGCCAGATGTGAAATGATTCTTATAAGTTTCGAACTTCTAATTGTGAAAGATATCTAAATTGCATTGTTGGTCTGTCCAGGCTTTGTAGAATTAAACTATGTTATGGATTTAAGTCCTGTAACTACGtggttgatttatatatatatacatacatacatacatacatacatacatacatatatatatacatactatatatatatatatatatataatgtgtgtgcgcacgcgcgcgaTTGCGTCTTTGCTTGTTCGCATGTTAGATATAGGCTTTGCACCTGTATTTAAAATCGGATATTATCTAGGCTGTTCTTGTAATATTACATCTTCCCATCGTATTTTTTAAGACAGTAGCTTGAGGTGAGATTgatattagattatatttatCTGTTACGTATCCGGCCCTTAGTGAAAACTAATCATTAATTCATTACGATCTAAtggaaataaaactttatgtggcAGTACGAATGTGTTTCAGTGTGATGTTGGTATGTATTTTTCATGGTTGGACGTTTTATGTCTATTTGAAAACATACAGAAGAGtagcacttgagagagagagagagagagagagagagagaggcgttttaATAAGACTCAATGAACTCTACTTGATGAAATGTGATTTGTTAGTTTAGCCCTGAAGGTGTGTATGCTTGTGAGTGGTGAATGCGAGCGAGctcatgtatgtttgtgtgcagtTAAGTGTGTTTTGTAAGATCGCATTTATCTCCAGTATTTCTACAGTAGTATGGGTCTTTTAActacataatttatttacaacGCACTAGtctttagtataaatatatatatatatatatatatatatatatatatatatatatatatatatgtatatatatatatatatatatatatatatatatatatatatatatatatatatatatatgtatacatatatatatatatatatatatatatatatatatatataatatatatatatatatatatatatatatatatatatatatatatataatatatatatgcatgcggaTTCTGATGTGACCGTATGAATATATTCAGAGGTCAAGGTTGCATATATTCTCTGGGAGGTGATATTCAACATTTACTTGTGAGTTCGAATCTTGAAGTTAACTGTACACAATGAAGCAACGTTAGTGACAAACAGTATTGCTATCCAGTTTATTTGTCGAAAACGGTGGACCAGTTTGGCTGTGAGGAGGTCAAACCTCTAGTTTGCAATGAGACAATGactgattttcttctgtttgaAAATTTTtaggatatttctctctctctctctctctctctctctctctctctctcttctctctctctgctaactgttataatatttaattttcctcctCTAAATGAAAGTTAATGCTAACTATGTTCCCCTTCGTAAATACTGaatatgataaaagatacaacGGTGTTTTTGTGCACAATGTTTTAGGCAAATTCATTACAGTAAGACCAATGGGAAGAGTTCGATATTTAACCCTGATTTACAGAGCCGTATTAAATTGAATTAATATTGCATAGTTGGTGGGTTGATTAGATTGTAAACAGTATTTTGGTTGATTACGTTGTTAGGTAATAGGGTGCAGGATAATACCATCAATAGGTAGCCTAGCATTCGCTAAGTTACTGATGGCATTCTAAATTTACTTAATGTGGAAGAAAAGTAATGCTAAAACGCTGATCTGTGTCTGTAAAGTTAGctgtaaatatttaaatgaaattagcACTTATTAATTTGCTGTTACCCTAATTACAAGTTATAATAAAACAACAGTTTACTGATAATGAGAAATAAGTAGGCTTTTGAAAGTTCTGTGCATAGATTTGAAAATATCCACATAACAAGATTGTTTTGGATATTCTACTTCGTAAATAACATTAATGATGCCGGTAAAGATGATGTTGAAGACGAGAACATCGATCGTGATAATTAGTCCTTTTACTGGGATAATGACGGTGTTATTGTTGGTGATTATTATTACCCAGTCTTGTCTAATCTTCCACACAAAGCCAATCTCCTCTCTGACCTGAACGTTTCGGGAAAGAGGTTCCTTGTCGTTCCTGGCGTTCATGGGTTAGGGGTCACTATTTGCTTTTTGAGTAGAAAGAAGGTACTAGTGACCTAAATACGACCCAGAACTCATTCTTCTGTACCCTCttacctcctcccctcccccaccgaccccatctccctcccttcctccctctagacagACAACAAATTCACTCAAGATTTATGAATGAGTGTGTCTGTTTAAAGTGATTGTTTCAGTGAGTGTGGCTGTGAGTGAGTATTTGTTACACCGTGAATGCGCCTTTTGTGTTCCTTTCTTCCCTATTTAGGTTTTTTTACataatcatattttcatttatatgtacgtgcgtgtttgtgtatgtatgtgtgtgtgaatgtgtgacaGTGATGGTATGAACGGGTTTGGTTGGTTGCTTGGTCGGGTGGgtgagtgagtgtagatgtgttggATAGGTGACCTGTGTGGGGAGAGGAGAGGAATCATTTGGGGCCATCGCGTAGGGAGAGGGGaattggagggggaggaggggccgggtgaggatggaaggggaaggaaggggaagaagagTAGTGGAGGGGAGGAGTGTGCGCATGGGTTGGTGAGAGAAATATTGATTGGTCGAAGCAACGGGGTGGTGTAGAAGCAGCCTCAGTATGATTCAGGCCATGAGTAGGGAGAGACAGTAGCTGCTCCCGGGCGTGTCTCAGCACCGCCTCTACATCCATCACCACCACATCCACCACCACCACAtccaacacttttttttctcttctttctctaccttcttttcctctcgctctctcctcctgTCTCTCTGCTGTCTCTTGATTTCCTTCGTCCGCGCTCTCATTCACTGTCTGTCAGTCAGTCCTTCACAACCGCCTTCGCACACCCACGCTCTCCCACACACCCTATTCACAAACACCACGAGAGAAACATCATTATTATACTGTTATCATCGTCTCCTTCCACCCACTTGCCAGCTGTATCGCCAGGACTATTGCTTACTACCCACTCGCACGCCCGTACGCCCGCACGCCCGCAAAGGCTTTACGGCGGCGGAGGCAGGTTGCTCGCCATCACGCCCGCGGCGGTTTGTAGTGATTCTTCCCCCGGAGGTGCCCGGAGATTGTTCTCCCTGCTGGGAACCCTGAAGGTAAAAGAGTGCGACCGAGTTCCCCGAAGGTAGCCTTCGGAGGGGGCCCTGAAGGCAGCGCGCCCACAGTGATTCCTTGGGCCACCAAAGCCGCCCATGACCCGCTGCTTTGGTGGGCGGACCTCGTCCCCCTGCCCCACGGCCCCCCGCCGCCCACTCCCCCTGTAACTATGCGCTCTGGATCAGAGACGGGCCGGGGTTATGGTGTGTCGGCATTGTCCGAAGACCCCCCGGCGAACTGCCCCTCTCGCCTTCCTTCTTCTGCCGCTGGTGGCCTCACTCCTGATGGCCCGTGCCCTCTCCACCAGGGTAACCACTGCCactaacaacagcagcagcagcaacagcactTACAACAGCAGTAGCAGTAACCTCCTTATTTTCCaaagttatcatcatcatcaaactaATCTCGATCTGGGACACACTgaggagagcagcagcagcagcagcagcagttttaaaaccaaaaacaagagcgaattacaaaaattccaaagcCTTTTCCAAAGTTATCCTACGGGTGCCCATAGAAgtagcagcagcggcggcggcgacagcagcagcagcagcagcatcaccaCCAGAAACAGTAGTGCCATCAAGAGCCTTCTTCAACACCAACACTTTCAGAGCTTCCCAGCCACCGTTCTTacagccaccaccaccaccaccactaccaccaccatcacagcagcagcaacaaccaCAAGTACACCAACAGTAACACACACGCCTTTAGCACAACAAGTAAAACCTTCATTAATCCACACCAATAAAACTTCTGATAAACCTCCAGCAGCcacaaccaccaccactaccacgtACAGACGTTTCCTTGATATAACTGCTTACGCAGTCAAAAGTGGTCGCCTAACGAAACGAAAGGGGAAGCGAGAGGAggaagaacaggaggaggaggagaaaaagaagaaggagaaggaggtggaggaggagaaggaaagagagaaaaagaaaatgaacctCGAGTTGCAACAGTGCCAAAAGGTTCCCCTCGTCTTTGACGAGACGACTGTCCCCAGTGAAACTCCTGTCGAAAAGTGCCAAACCTGTGACTCAATGTCGAACTGCCCTGGTTCGAGTAGCCATCCCTCTTGCCCGCGTCTGGAGGACTTCCTTTGCACAAATTTTACGGAGGATCTGTTGCGTCGGAGCCTAACCTACTGCCCCCACTTGACACTGGAGTCTGTCATGTGCGAGGTACAGGTCCAACATCTCAGGGCCACCGAGTCCTGCAGGAGAACTGCTCATCACTTGATGGAAAGGGATAAGATGGTCGGCCGTCTCGTATATCAGCATTCGGATATGATCATGAAGTACAACTGTGAATATAACTACTCCGTTACACAGAACTGCGATGCATGCAAGGTAAGTAAGCCTACGCGGCCACCTTCAGAGCAGAGGATATAAGTACCCAAATCGTgaacaaacagaacaaaaatctAGGAAAATGTAGCAAGTGAAATTGGTATCTGCAGGAAACTTGGGGACGAATTTTAGACATGATAACCAAATCACGTTACAAGGATCCTCATTCATACTATGATTGTTCTTTTAGGAAAAATCATTTAGTGAACCCACGTACATCCTCtactcaaaatgaatataaatttctTACTTATTTGCTTTCAGTAGAAAGTGGCAGAATGGTTATTGAATGAATGGGATGAGAATCTAAAGTAATGCTATAAGGAATAGCGggaaaggggtaaaaaaaaaagcaatttataataataaaaagttattaaacATTCAGCCGAAATAAGTCAACATCTAATCAGATTGTCTTCATGTTTCCGTAAATTCTTTTGGCGTAAATCTAATGCTGAAATtttctaataagaaaaaaaaaaacgccaaattttttttaactgcttTATCGAGGACAGGTCTCTCAACTGTGGAATCTGTTTTTGTCGGAAGGAAAGAAAGTaataaagtgctctctctctctctctctctctctctctctctctctctctctctctctctctcacagaggtTTTCGTTTATCAACTTCCATGATATTTTGAAATATCCGATTTTCGAAATTCTTAAAGGTGTATGAGACACAGAGAgataaaagtatttaatcaggGAAGAAAAAGtaggtcagctctctctctctctctctctctctctctctctctctctctctctctctctctctacacacatacagacacaaacacacacacactgtatcaTTCAGCTTCGACCATGTTTCGAGAATGCCCGTAGCGAAGCTTCGAAACCGGCTTGTCCGAATGTGTGTGTTTAATCCTGGCTTCGCTAAAGACACTTCCTCGATATGATGCCATGGCCTCAGGATATCAACGAATACGTATACTTGAACCAACTCCATTTCCGGTTTTCCTTTCTTGGTCTGTAATGTCTTTGCATATTTTacctgcacctctctctctctctctctctctctctctctctctctctctctctctctctctctcatctctcctccccccccttccttctctcttctctctctctctctacttgactCGACTTGTTTGCTCCACGAGAGGTCGGTTCGTGGATAGTTCGTGCTGGTGGTTCGAAGAATGGCTTCGTTTTCACCTCCCTGACTCTGGTCACAGCCGCCGCCATCTTTCTCGCTCCCTTTTAAAGACAAACTACTCTGCCGGCTTTGATTCTATTGACATGCCTATTATCATCCATGGATTTTTgggatcctttttttatttatttattcatcttgcaATTCTTCCATTGTTGCTAAATTCTCTGCCCAAAGAAAAGGATTCATCTGTTGCCTCTGGGAAAAATATGCGTGAACGAGGATCATATATTGGCACCCTAagaatttattgttatatttatatatacatctatttttcTTGTGAGGTTTTGGATTCGTTCGTTTaatgtaatcatatatatgatttacCTCTTTAGTTCCGGGAAGGCTTTCTTGTTAGTTGTTCGCTTACCATAATCATTTATATTACTTATACTATTTTTTAATGGCTTTCAAGGTATTCGATTACTATCATCATATATCTGTAGACAGAAGTCAATACTGACTATTTTGTTTgtgttatttcattaattttttttttattttgaagtacCAGTGCATATCCTGTAAGGATTAATTGGGAATTATGAAGAGTTTACAACATTGTGCATCTAGAAATTGAACATTTAAGCCATAAACAATTTTTATGATAATTCTGTTTCCACCAGTTATAGGGTGTTGCTGAATCGTTTTATATGGCAATTGGAAATATGGTATTGCATAactaatgatgttcattgaaCATCAATTCAAAGATGTTAATTGATGAAATTTAGGAACTGTGTATTACCTAATGAATTTCAGTTGGAAaatgactgataaaaacaaaGTGGTGTTGTGAAAGTGAGCGAAATAAAAATacgaaatgaagaaaatatataccAAGCCAAACATGACTGACGAAACTCCAGTGTAAAAGTGACGGTTTCATATGGAGGCAACGAAATATAATTTCAAACTGAAAGGGATATTTCATGACTCAAAATAATAGAAGGCACTGacgaaatattaggaaaaaagtggataaaaatacagtaagaaaGTTTGTTAATGAACGAAACGTGAATTAGGTGAAGCACATCGTCAGAAAGAGAGTGAATAAGAACTGTTTAGATAGTGGTTGCGAATCGTTAGTAGAAAGTAAACTAATGacattcattcattaaatttATCGGAATGTAAACGAGATGATTGAAGAAATGCAAGAATAGAAAGTGGACGTAATATCGCAAACAAAATGGCTGGGCGAATGATCAACAAGATGACAGGTGAATTTTACTTCCAAGTACTAATtttgataagaaaataaattaaaatataattgtgATTCAGGAGTTTATTTacgtaaaataaaattagatttcaAAGCCAAAAAATATAACCCATGGATACCAAGTTAAAGTAGAATCAAGAATTGCAGTATTATAATTTTTAGTGAACTAGTTATTTGAAGCATCGACAAGTGAACTGGAATTGTGTGATTGGAGGT encodes:
- the LOC135224455 gene encoding uncharacterized protein LOC135224455, coding for MVCRHCPKTPRRTAPLAFLLLPLVASLLMARALSTRVTTATNNSSSSNSTYNSSSSNLLIFQSYHHHQTNLDLGHTEESSSSSSSSFKTKNKSELQKFQSLFQSYPTGAHRSSSSGGGDSSSSSSITTRNSSAIKSLLQHQHFQSFPATVLTATTTTTTTTTITAAATTTSTPTVTHTPLAQQVKPSLIHTNKTSDKPPAATTTTTTTYRRFLDITAYAVKSGRLTKRKGKREEEEQEEEEKKKKEKEVEEEKEREKKKMNLELQQCQKVPLVFDETTVPSETPVEKCQTCDSMSNCPGSSSHPSCPRLEDFLCTNFTEDLLRRSLTYCPHLTLESVMCEVQVQHLRATESCRRTAHHLMERDKMVGRLVYQHSDMIMKYNCEYNYSVTQNCDACKEAYQYWVCSQFFPVYLKGHIVKPCRQFCHEVERKCPYLLPKDKPVAGEPSFLCQDPNIGDLHGQESSYGEDSCCYRMCPNEKAPGHHPRICYTFPIPATNSTIATEASINSSSPSLSSPSSGSNGSSSSSSNSGGVTSLETMDNGGDSQCLSAHGADSCLCQSNHSPVAPLSSSSCTVISRKHCWTRTALYILLLCLVRTRALMPRGFT